A region from the Nesterenkonia lacusekhoensis genome encodes:
- a CDS encoding histidine phosphatase family protein, with translation MASETATVHLVRHGEVHNPDRVLYGRLPGFGLSELGHQMAEGIAEHFGQRAESGRPVHLLAASPLQRAQETIAPLAQRLGMPVTTEERVLEAENRFEGLSEVKRQLRSPRMWPLLVNPFRPSWGEPYSQQVTRVLAAVKDLSDRAIAEHGDGAEVVVVSHQLPIWVTRLWAEERPLWHDPRSRECTLTSVTSLHIGPSGVESVAYSEPNQALSQQALALPGA, from the coding sequence ATGGCTTCTGAGACCGCAACAGTCCATCTTGTCCGCCACGGCGAGGTCCACAACCCGGACCGTGTGCTCTACGGCCGTCTGCCCGGGTTCGGGCTCTCCGAGCTCGGACACCAGATGGCCGAAGGGATCGCCGAGCACTTCGGCCAGCGCGCCGAGAGCGGACGACCTGTCCACCTGTTGGCGGCCTCCCCGCTGCAGCGCGCTCAGGAGACCATTGCCCCGCTGGCGCAGCGCCTGGGCATGCCGGTCACCACCGAGGAACGGGTCCTGGAGGCGGAGAACAGGTTCGAGGGGCTCTCCGAGGTCAAGCGCCAGCTGCGCAGCCCGCGCATGTGGCCGCTGCTGGTCAACCCTTTCCGCCCGTCCTGGGGTGAGCCCTACTCCCAGCAGGTCACTCGCGTGCTGGCCGCGGTGAAGGACCTCTCGGATCGGGCGATCGCAGAGCACGGCGACGGCGCCGAAGTCGTGGTGGTCTCACACCAGCTGCCCATCTGGGTCACTCGGCTCTGGGCTGAGGAGCGCCCCCTCTGGCACGACCCGCGCAGCCGCGAGTGCACGCTGACGTCGGTGACCTCGCTGCACATCGGTCCCAGCGGAGTGGAGTCGGTCGCCTACAGTGAGCCCAACCAGGCCCTCTCCCAGCAGGCCCTCGCCCTGCCCGGCGCCTGA
- a CDS encoding cytochrome c biogenesis CcdA family protein, with amino-acid sequence MPPGILPAAEAALPVAAANNRFAEYVLDGSLLISAPIALLAGLVSFLSPCVLPLVPGYLGYVTGLSGTALQERARSRMVLGAALFVLGFSAVFVLIGAVFTYATTWLRIEGGWVTQVLGAVVVLMGLIFMGAFSAFQREAKIHRKPPDGLLGAPVLGATFGIGWAPCIGPTLSAVLLLAYGTDADVARGALLMFIYCLGLGIPFILISLGMQRGMRALDFFKRHKAAVMRVGGGMLIVVGLLMLSGIWNTWVYALQDWFANEIVMPI; translated from the coding sequence ATGCCTCCCGGGATCCTGCCTGCGGCTGAGGCGGCACTTCCGGTCGCGGCGGCGAACAATCGCTTCGCCGAGTACGTGCTGGACGGGTCCCTGCTGATCTCAGCGCCGATCGCACTGCTGGCCGGCCTGGTCAGCTTCCTCTCGCCCTGCGTGCTGCCGCTGGTCCCCGGTTATCTGGGTTATGTCACCGGCCTCTCCGGCACCGCGCTGCAGGAGCGGGCCCGTTCCCGGATGGTCCTGGGTGCGGCGCTGTTCGTGCTGGGCTTTTCAGCAGTCTTCGTGCTGATCGGCGCCGTCTTCACCTACGCCACCACCTGGCTGCGGATCGAGGGCGGCTGGGTCACCCAGGTGCTGGGCGCCGTCGTCGTGCTCATGGGCCTGATCTTCATGGGGGCCTTCAGCGCCTTCCAGCGGGAGGCCAAGATTCACCGCAAGCCGCCGGACGGGCTGCTGGGCGCCCCCGTGCTGGGTGCGACCTTCGGCATCGGGTGGGCGCCGTGCATCGGCCCGACCCTCTCTGCGGTCCTGCTGCTGGCCTACGGCACCGACGCCGACGTCGCCCGCGGGGCCCTGCTGATGTTCATCTACTGTCTGGGCCTGGGCATCCCGTTCATCCTGATCAGCCTGGGGATGCAGCGAGGCATGCGGGCACTGGACTTCTTCAAGCGGCATAAGGCCGCAGTGATGCGTGTAGGCGGCGGCATGCTGATCGTCGTCGGGCTGCTGATGCTCTCCGGCATCTGGAACACCTGGGTCTATGCCCTGCAGGACTGGTTCGCCAACGAGATTGTGATGCCCATCTGA
- a CDS encoding PLD nuclease N-terminal domain-containing protein: protein MLRILIPVGIVGLGLMIYSLVESIQTPRHRVRVMPKSAWMAVIVLVPIIGAGLWLGFGRIRETRTRDNQVRPGPSAPDDDPEFLRKVEFERRQQQRREEEARKRAEQERKKRAQNRKQQDQQDRKKPGEDSDEKPGDDVEGGLGPEGRPA, encoded by the coding sequence GTGTTGCGAATCCTGATCCCAGTGGGAATCGTGGGCCTGGGGCTGATGATCTACAGCCTCGTGGAGAGCATCCAGACTCCGCGTCACCGGGTCCGTGTGATGCCTAAGTCTGCTTGGATGGCAGTCATCGTGCTGGTCCCGATCATCGGAGCCGGGCTGTGGCTGGGCTTCGGCCGCATCCGTGAGACCCGCACCCGCGACAATCAGGTGCGCCCCGGGCCGTCCGCGCCCGACGACGACCCGGAGTTCCTCCGCAAGGTTGAGTTCGAGCGTCGCCAGCAGCAGCGCCGTGAGGAGGAGGCCCGCAAGCGCGCCGAGCAGGAGCGGAAGAAGCGGGCCCAGAACCGGAAGCAGCAGGACCAGCAGGACCGGAAGAAGCCCGGCGAGGACTCAGACGAGAAGCCGGGGGACGACGTCGAGGGCGGACTCGGCCCGGAGGGTCGCCCCGCCTGA
- the purN gene encoding phosphoribosylglycinamide formyltransferase: protein MRIVVLVSGSGTNLQAVIDAVSSGQLPVDLAAVGSDVPDCGGLERSAAAGIPTFAVPLEKGLSRRDPEEAARVRAAWNRELCAAVRSHSPDLVVTSGFMRILGEEFLDGVGVPVINTHPALLPSFPGAHAVRDALAHGVRITGCTVHQVDAGVDTGPIIAQEAVRVRAGEDEGSLHDRIKTEERRLLVETLAGIAAGEIRLG, encoded by the coding sequence ATGCGAATCGTGGTGCTGGTCTCGGGATCCGGGACGAACCTGCAGGCCGTCATCGACGCCGTCTCCTCCGGTCAGCTGCCGGTGGATCTGGCCGCAGTGGGCTCAGACGTCCCTGACTGCGGCGGGCTGGAGCGCTCGGCGGCCGCAGGGATCCCGACCTTCGCGGTCCCGCTGGAGAAGGGGCTGAGCCGCAGGGACCCCGAGGAAGCCGCGCGGGTGCGCGCGGCCTGGAACCGTGAGCTCTGCGCGGCGGTACGCTCCCACTCCCCCGATCTGGTGGTCACCAGCGGGTTCATGCGGATCCTGGGCGAGGAGTTCCTCGACGGCGTCGGGGTTCCGGTGATCAACACGCATCCGGCGCTGCTGCCCAGTTTCCCCGGTGCCCATGCCGTCCGCGATGCGCTGGCCCACGGGGTCAGGATCACCGGCTGCACAGTGCATCAGGTGGATGCCGGAGTGGACACCGGGCCGATCATCGCTCAGGAGGCAGTGCGGGTCCGTGCCGGTGAGGACGAAGGCTCCCTGCACGATCGCATCAAGACTGAGGAGCGCCGCCTGCTGGTGGAGACTCTGGCGGGGATCGCCGCCGGAGAGATCCGGCTGGGCTGA
- a CDS encoding DUF6350 family protein, with amino-acid sequence MASTDDPRDTSAEHDGTDAGSTAEEDAAPAGSWRQRLPAMPLWLLGILEAVQMLLATALLVVLPVLGMSLAGGFEQITPGFVSGLAAQIWMVIHGVPVELIVSLDDGALGEGVSIPDGGWFHLVPLGLTLIPLALAWRAGRRLAQGAYSDQIWHGLLPLVISYAGAGAGLSMLAQDTAFDVHPVFAALCAAAVMTLGSLSGCYAEARSWTRMIGVDLESRIEEFSQQLRWAGSYAWAILRAGAVACVVAVGLSALLLAGQIGVRWMDVANVYQQLDPGFWGILGLTLLHLGLLPNMILWTLAYATGAGFSMGAGTTVAPYAVELGPLPAVPILGALPQGAPEGALAVLLVPVLAGTAAGWWLMREGENHLDDWFALRIAARPLSLTISTLALGVFTGLAAAALAVGPLWLSHISLGMGRMTDIGPDAALSAALLGAWVGLGAIIGYLLAPAAHQVRRRRAAEAEDEEFGAESAEALDDAAAVAGAADEEELTASKPVRPVSTDGEDARQAPGAQQEESIESGEAVDEFTARMRARREDATDKSSPLRPLRRD; translated from the coding sequence ATGGCCAGCACCGATGACCCCCGCGACACCTCCGCCGAGCACGACGGCACAGACGCCGGCAGCACTGCGGAGGAGGACGCCGCGCCGGCCGGCTCCTGGAGGCAGCGGCTGCCGGCCATGCCGCTGTGGCTGCTGGGCATCCTGGAGGCTGTGCAGATGCTGCTGGCCACCGCGCTGCTGGTGGTCCTGCCGGTGCTGGGGATGAGTCTGGCCGGGGGCTTCGAGCAGATCACCCCCGGATTCGTCAGCGGATTGGCCGCCCAGATCTGGATGGTCATCCACGGCGTCCCCGTGGAGCTGATCGTCAGCCTCGACGACGGCGCCCTCGGCGAGGGCGTGAGCATTCCCGACGGCGGCTGGTTCCACCTGGTGCCCCTGGGCCTGACCCTGATCCCCCTGGCCCTGGCCTGGAGGGCCGGACGCCGACTGGCCCAGGGCGCCTACTCCGATCAGATCTGGCACGGCCTGCTGCCCCTGGTGATCAGCTACGCGGGGGCGGGGGCAGGACTCAGCATGCTCGCCCAGGACACCGCCTTCGACGTGCACCCGGTCTTCGCGGCCCTCTGCGCGGCAGCCGTGATGACGCTGGGCTCGCTGAGCGGCTGCTATGCCGAGGCGCGCAGCTGGACCCGCATGATCGGTGTGGATCTGGAGTCCCGGATCGAAGAGTTCTCTCAGCAGCTGCGTTGGGCCGGGTCCTACGCCTGGGCCATCCTGCGGGCCGGGGCCGTGGCCTGCGTGGTCGCCGTCGGGCTCTCGGCTCTGCTGCTGGCCGGCCAGATCGGGGTGCGGTGGATGGACGTGGCCAACGTCTACCAGCAGCTTGACCCCGGTTTCTGGGGCATCCTCGGGCTGACGCTGCTGCACCTGGGACTGCTGCCCAACATGATCCTCTGGACCCTGGCCTACGCCACCGGCGCCGGGTTCTCCATGGGCGCCGGGACCACAGTGGCCCCCTACGCCGTGGAGCTGGGGCCGCTGCCGGCTGTCCCGATCCTCGGCGCACTGCCGCAGGGGGCTCCGGAGGGAGCCCTGGCTGTGCTGCTGGTGCCGGTGCTCGCCGGGACGGCCGCCGGCTGGTGGCTGATGCGCGAGGGCGAGAACCACCTGGATGACTGGTTCGCGCTGCGGATCGCCGCGCGCCCGCTCTCCCTGACGATCTCCACGCTGGCGCTGGGGGTCTTCACCGGACTGGCCGCCGCCGCGCTCGCCGTCGGCCCGCTGTGGCTCTCCCACATCTCGCTGGGCATGGGGCGGATGACCGATATCGGCCCCGACGCGGCGCTGTCCGCGGCCCTGTTGGGCGCCTGGGTGGGGCTCGGTGCGATCATCGGCTACCTGCTGGCACCGGCCGCGCACCAGGTGCGCCGCCGTCGGGCAGCAGAGGCTGAGGACGAGGAGTTCGGCGCGGAGTCTGCGGAGGCGCTCGATGACGCCGCTGCAGTCGCCGGGGCCGCAGATGAGGAGGAGCTCACCGCGTCGAAGCCGGTGCGTCCGGTCAGCACGGATGGGGAAGATGCTCGGCAGGCGCCCGGCGCCCAGCAGGAAGAGAGCATCGAGAGCGGCGAGGCGGTGGACGAGTTCACCGCACGGATGCGTGCTCGCCGTGAGGACGCAACCGATAAGAGCTCTCCGCTGCGTCCGCTGCGCCGCGACTGA
- a CDS encoding DUF4229 domain-containing protein, which yields MAVLKYTLLRLATFFIIFGACLLLEVGMVFALVAGLVGAWAVAYLFFNRLRLEAGAQVARKVGSDTRRRSRSEQSDNDAEDALAEDYHEDR from the coding sequence ATGGCTGTTCTGAAATACACCCTGCTCCGCCTCGCGACGTTCTTCATCATCTTCGGAGCGTGCCTGCTGTTGGAGGTCGGCATGGTCTTCGCACTCGTCGCGGGCCTGGTGGGCGCCTGGGCGGTGGCCTATCTCTTCTTCAACAGACTGCGCCTGGAGGCCGGCGCGCAGGTGGCCCGGAAGGTGGGCTCTGACACGCGCCGCCGAAGCCGCTCCGAGCAGAGCGACAACGACGCCGAAGACGCCCTGGCCGAGGACTACCACGAAGACCGCTGA
- the resB gene encoding cytochrome c biogenesis protein ResB — protein sequence MSEKKDRQKAAKRRQAGQYIPADHKDAAQDRSDVTLPSLGLTGMLRWAWRQLTSMRTALMLLLMLAVAAVPGSIWPQRVQDSFAVQTWIEENPTIGPILDFLQFFDVYSSVWFSAIYLLLFISLIGCILPRTRKHWQHMRSAPPRTPRRLEKLPEYGALELEATAAGDDADAPAAEQVIQDAQRILKKRGYRTDVREAGTDARGHQVPASIGAEKGYSKEVGNLLFHIALVGVLVFVALGSMFSYRGQKIIMEDEGFVNALVAYDNFYPGTYFDEDQLHPFSVTLNDFDRVFDRQSEEYFGQALDFTADVTVQESTDEEPRQEEFGVNEPLTLGGARVFLVGNGYAPVVTVEDGNGDVAFSGPVVTRPEDSVYTSMMVIKAPDAQPEQLGFQGLFLPTSHEAEDGLAVSVDPELGNPQLQLNSYYGDLGLDEGTPQNVYVLDTENLEELNSRSAEAGGIVLEPGQTYELPDGMGSISFDEVVDYMAVDVHYNPGQAGVLVFALTALGGLIMTLFIRRRRAWVTVETTDEGRVLVRYGLLSRGEDFSLRDENIALRSDFEKRWPVRAPEEN from the coding sequence ATGAGTGAGAAGAAGGACCGGCAGAAGGCGGCCAAGCGGCGGCAGGCAGGGCAGTACATCCCTGCCGACCACAAGGACGCCGCCCAGGACCGCTCGGACGTCACGCTGCCCTCGTTGGGCCTCACCGGCATGCTGCGCTGGGCGTGGCGCCAGCTGACCTCCATGCGCACTGCCCTGATGCTACTGCTGATGCTGGCGGTGGCCGCTGTGCCGGGGTCCATCTGGCCTCAGCGCGTTCAGGACTCGTTCGCTGTGCAGACCTGGATCGAGGAGAATCCGACGATCGGGCCGATCCTGGACTTCCTGCAGTTCTTCGACGTCTACTCCTCGGTCTGGTTCTCGGCGATCTACCTGCTGCTGTTCATCTCACTGATCGGCTGCATCCTGCCGCGCACTCGCAAGCACTGGCAGCACATGCGTTCGGCCCCGCCGCGGACCCCGCGACGGCTGGAGAAGCTGCCCGAATACGGCGCCCTGGAGCTGGAGGCGACCGCCGCAGGCGACGACGCCGACGCGCCCGCCGCCGAGCAGGTCATCCAGGATGCCCAGCGCATCCTGAAGAAGCGCGGCTACCGGACCGACGTGCGTGAAGCCGGCACCGACGCCCGTGGCCATCAGGTCCCGGCCTCCATCGGTGCGGAGAAGGGCTACTCCAAAGAGGTCGGCAACCTGCTCTTCCACATCGCGCTGGTGGGCGTGCTGGTCTTTGTAGCACTGGGATCCATGTTCAGCTATCGCGGACAGAAGATCATCATGGAGGACGAAGGATTCGTCAACGCCCTGGTGGCCTATGACAACTTCTACCCGGGCACCTACTTCGACGAGGACCAGCTGCACCCGTTCTCGGTCACGCTGAACGACTTCGACCGCGTCTTCGACCGCCAGTCCGAGGAGTACTTCGGCCAGGCCCTGGACTTCACTGCCGATGTGACCGTCCAGGAGAGCACCGATGAGGAGCCCCGTCAGGAGGAGTTCGGCGTCAACGAGCCGCTGACCCTCGGCGGGGCTCGGGTCTTCCTGGTGGGCAACGGCTACGCGCCGGTGGTCACGGTGGAGGACGGCAACGGGGACGTGGCCTTCTCCGGTCCGGTGGTGACCCGCCCGGAGGATTCCGTCTACACCTCAATGATGGTGATCAAGGCACCCGACGCTCAGCCCGAGCAGCTCGGATTCCAGGGCCTGTTCCTGCCGACCTCCCATGAGGCGGAGGACGGGTTGGCCGTCTCCGTGGACCCCGAGTTGGGCAACCCGCAGCTGCAGCTGAACTCCTACTACGGCGACCTCGGCCTGGACGAGGGGACGCCGCAGAACGTCTACGTGCTGGACACGGAGAACCTGGAGGAGCTCAACTCGCGCAGCGCCGAGGCCGGGGGCATCGTGCTGGAGCCGGGGCAGACCTATGAGCTGCCCGACGGCATGGGCTCCATCAGCTTCGACGAGGTCGTCGACTATATGGCCGTCGACGTCCACTACAACCCCGGTCAGGCGGGGGTTCTGGTCTTCGCCCTGACCGCGCTGGGTGGGCTGATCATGACCCTGTTCATCCGCCGGCGTCGCGCCTGGGTGACCGTGGAGACCACAGACGAGGGCCGGGTGCTGGTGCGCTACGGCCTGCTGTCCCGAGGCGAGGACTTCTCGCTGCGGGATGAGAACATTGCACTGCGCTCCGATTTCGAGAAGAGATGGCCGGTCCGCGCTCCGGAGGAGAACTGA
- a CDS encoding 1,4-dihydroxy-2-naphthoate polyprenyltransferase, with amino-acid sequence MATLTEWTAGARLRTLPMAVAPVLIGAAAVFGEPDASGWLSAQGSAEGSSAQIGLLQLGVAALALVVSLALQVGVNYANDYSDGIRGTDDERVGPMRLTGSGAAEPRQVKAAAFGCFGVAGLAGLVIVALTGQWWLIAAGAICVLAAWWYTGGSKPYGYLGLGEVMVFIFFGLVATLGTSYAMVATAAAREVSAEFPLAEALIGAVSHGLIASALLMANNVRDIPTDRESGKMTLAVRLGQGRARSSYALMVTVAVALPLGLMFQGPQSLWFLLVVASWPLCFRPIATMVRRPNLARGPELIPVLQQTGMIGLAFAATYSASLLLS; translated from the coding sequence ATGGCCACGCTGACGGAATGGACCGCAGGAGCACGCCTGCGCACACTGCCGATGGCGGTGGCACCGGTGCTCATCGGTGCGGCGGCGGTCTTCGGAGAGCCGGATGCTTCCGGCTGGCTCTCCGCTCAAGGCTCCGCCGAGGGCAGCTCCGCGCAGATCGGGCTGCTCCAGCTCGGCGTCGCGGCCCTGGCGCTGGTCGTCTCGCTGGCTCTGCAGGTGGGTGTGAACTACGCCAACGACTACTCCGACGGCATCCGCGGCACCGACGACGAGCGCGTGGGACCCATGCGGCTGACCGGCTCCGGCGCCGCCGAACCGCGGCAGGTCAAGGCGGCGGCCTTCGGCTGCTTCGGTGTGGCCGGACTGGCGGGCCTGGTGATCGTGGCCCTGACCGGCCAGTGGTGGCTGATCGCCGCGGGGGCGATCTGTGTGCTGGCGGCCTGGTGGTACACCGGTGGTTCGAAGCCCTACGGCTACCTGGGCCTGGGCGAGGTCATGGTCTTCATCTTCTTCGGACTGGTGGCAACACTCGGCACCTCCTACGCGATGGTAGCGACAGCCGCCGCACGCGAGGTCAGCGCAGAGTTCCCCCTGGCCGAGGCGCTGATCGGCGCGGTCTCCCATGGGCTGATCGCCAGTGCCCTGCTGATGGCCAACAACGTCCGGGACATCCCTACGGACCGGGAGTCCGGGAAGATGACTCTGGCGGTGCGGCTGGGCCAAGGCCGCGCACGCTCAAGCTACGCGCTGATGGTGACAGTCGCCGTCGCCCTGCCGCTGGGGCTGATGTTCCAGGGCCCGCAGAGCCTGTGGTTCCTGCTGGTGGTGGCCTCCTGGCCGCTGTGCTTCCGGCCGATCGCAACGATGGTCCGCCGGCCGAACCTGGCCCGCGGCCCGGAGCTGATCCCGGTGCTGCAGCAAACCGGGATGATCGGGCTGGCCTTCGCCGCGACCTACTCGGCCTCGCTGCTGCTGAGCTGA
- the ccsB gene encoding c-type cytochrome biogenesis protein CcsB: MTFMSTLRPIDEQLAEYSELFMLIAASIYTMAFIAFTIDMVRSSATIRRVEAELAAERHREPAGVGAGSSGSGGDRTGPANSEGADSTDLVDDEMAYTGTKRPVANVAVALTVVAALAHAFAVITRGIAANRVPWANMFEFLTSAALIVSLVYLVALIRRDVRFLGVFAVGLVVVMMMGATIGFPTPVGHVQPALQNPWIWIHVSLAATAIGLFTLTFAMNVLQLIQQRREQAVESSDAEAEGQSGGVARWQFLRLVPSAVALENWAYRFNAVGFVFWTMGPLITGAIWAEQSWGRYWGWDTKEVWSFVIWVVYAGYLHARATRGWTGSRSAWLSIIGFACIIFNYAVVNVYFPGLHSYAGLPE; this comes from the coding sequence ATGACATTCATGTCGACCCTGCGACCCATCGATGAACAGCTGGCTGAGTACAGCGAGCTGTTCATGCTGATCGCCGCCTCGATCTACACTATGGCCTTCATCGCCTTCACCATCGATATGGTGCGCAGCTCAGCGACGATCCGTCGTGTGGAGGCCGAGCTGGCTGCTGAACGGCACCGCGAACCGGCTGGCGTCGGGGCAGGCAGTTCCGGCAGCGGCGGTGACCGAACGGGACCAGCGAACTCCGAGGGCGCTGACTCCACGGACCTCGTGGATGACGAGATGGCCTACACCGGCACCAAGCGCCCGGTCGCCAATGTGGCAGTCGCGCTGACTGTGGTGGCCGCACTGGCCCACGCCTTCGCCGTGATCACCCGCGGGATCGCCGCGAACCGCGTGCCCTGGGCCAACATGTTCGAGTTCCTGACCTCCGCCGCGCTGATTGTCTCTCTGGTCTACCTCGTGGCGCTGATCCGCCGCGACGTGCGTTTCCTGGGCGTCTTCGCCGTCGGCCTGGTGGTCGTCATGATGATGGGAGCCACGATCGGCTTCCCCACGCCGGTGGGCCACGTCCAGCCCGCGCTGCAGAACCCGTGGATCTGGATCCACGTCTCGCTGGCGGCCACCGCCATCGGCCTGTTCACCCTGACCTTCGCGATGAATGTGCTGCAGCTGATCCAGCAGCGGCGTGAGCAGGCCGTAGAATCCAGCGATGCTGAGGCCGAGGGCCAGAGCGGCGGTGTGGCCCGCTGGCAGTTCCTGCGCCTGGTGCCCTCCGCCGTGGCGCTGGAGAACTGGGCCTATCGGTTCAACGCCGTCGGCTTCGTCTTCTGGACCATGGGCCCGCTGATCACCGGAGCGATCTGGGCTGAGCAGTCTTGGGGCCGCTACTGGGGCTGGGACACCAAGGAGGTCTGGTCCTTCGTGATCTGGGTGGTCTACGCCGGCTACCTGCATGCCCGGGCCACCCGCGGCTGGACGGGCAGCCGTTCGGCCTGGCTGTCGATCATCGGCTTCGCCTGCATCATCTTCAACTACGCCGTGGTCAACGTGTACTTCCCCGGCCTGCACTCCTACGCCGGCCTGCCGGAGTAG
- a CDS encoding TlpA family protein disulfide reductase, which translates to MTTTATRHSRLRPSVLAAAALAGIFALTSCGTDQNDELAERAANDGSNYVAGDGSVQEFAPEERGEPVEFESTLFDGTTISPETWQGDVTVINFWYAACAPCRVEAPDLAEIHSEYEDDGVQFFGVNTRDTQPTAEAFERRFEIEYPSVEDRGGEVMFSMTDYVPPSAVPTTLVLDQEGRVSARIIGIAEPGTLRALIDTAQSEA; encoded by the coding sequence ATGACGACTACCGCCACGCGTCACTCCCGACTGCGCCCCTCAGTCCTGGCCGCCGCAGCGCTCGCCGGGATCTTTGCGCTGACCTCCTGCGGCACCGATCAGAACGACGAGCTGGCGGAGCGTGCCGCCAATGACGGCAGCAACTACGTCGCTGGAGACGGGTCGGTCCAGGAGTTCGCCCCGGAGGAGCGCGGTGAACCGGTCGAGTTCGAATCCACGCTCTTCGACGGCACCACCATCAGCCCCGAGACCTGGCAGGGCGATGTCACCGTCATCAACTTCTGGTACGCCGCCTGTGCTCCCTGCCGCGTGGAGGCCCCCGATCTGGCCGAGATCCACAGCGAGTATGAGGACGACGGCGTCCAGTTCTTCGGGGTGAACACTCGTGACACCCAGCCCACGGCTGAGGCCTTCGAGCGTCGCTTCGAGATCGAGTACCCCTCAGTGGAGGACCGCGGCGGCGAAGTCATGTTCTCCATGACCGACTACGTGCCGCCCTCGGCTGTGCCCACCACTCTGGTGCTGGACCAGGAAGGCCGCGTCTCCGCCCGGATCATCGGGATCGCCGAACCCGGCACGCTGCGTGCCCTGATCGACACCGCCCAGAGCGAGGCCTGA